The proteins below are encoded in one region of Alistipes indistinctus YIT 12060:
- a CDS encoding alpha-L-rhamnosidase C-terminal domain-containing protein has protein sequence MKRLTLTSVFALLFTGLSILSLRGAEPELDLAPARWIWYPSQRTLSNTMLMLRKEFTLDSVPEKVSGWILADSRYRLWVNGQRVQWGPAPADPRWPEADPLDIRSYLQKGKNVLAAEVLYFGLGDGTSPIGKPGFICKLEVGNRLVASDSTWLVSVARSWPAGQYKRHYVRAFQEEFDANRYPDGWRQADYTPGSEWVSAMELGGRADRSQLATDYPEYLQDYWASNRDVSRIRPRSIPLMREYWVPVSKLAESMWLTWDQDPRTYFEMNTPHSYRADRTPCAVQENDSTWSVVASDGRAAVLTFELGEQVVGFPAFTIDAPAGTVVELLTHEAHEVGGPELLNTHFNAWSRWTCREGRNRFEAFDFESARWLQLHIRNFTGKVTVSGVGLRRRIFPWPHDPAIRIGDPAIQRVMDATVNTLNNSAQDLIVDGMGRERQQYSGDCGHQLHAVMGTFGETRLPRRFLITYSQGLSSEGYFLDCWPAYDRLARVMQKQLGLSNWGPLLDHGVGFVFDNYYYYCQTGDTTHLAETLPRLLRSFDYLTTLMNPADSLLPVENLGIPSVWIDHHGYKKSRHKILAFNLYVSAMCQYALAPLCELTGRTADAVRARAFGEALQQACVRRFWSPERQVFVCNLPWEREEGETRYHDRDLATAVLFDMCPGGKTARSVELLAEEPAEMGFSYPANAVWRLWALIKANRIDVVLNDLRTRWAGMESVSLNNTLQEGWHAKPDNREQWSHCPIAPLIVLQQGIAGIRPLEPGYGRFEIAPQPGDLTDAAFTVQTVKGPIDFAVSGKRGNRRLSFTVPAGTTAELVLPAGEKVPFPPVASEGGDGLQNGLQDGVGRGLSDLLHDGQSGACRYRIDGGRKVELRLRHL, from the coding sequence CCGAGCCGGAGCTGGACCTTGCGCCCGCTCGCTGGATTTGGTATCCGTCGCAGCGCACCCTCTCCAACACGATGCTGATGCTGCGCAAGGAGTTTACGCTCGATTCGGTGCCCGAAAAGGTCTCCGGGTGGATTCTCGCCGACAGCCGCTACCGACTCTGGGTCAACGGGCAGCGTGTACAATGGGGGCCCGCACCTGCCGATCCGCGCTGGCCCGAGGCCGATCCGCTCGACATTCGGTCCTACCTGCAGAAAGGAAAGAACGTACTGGCGGCGGAGGTGCTCTACTTCGGCCTCGGCGACGGTACGTCGCCCATCGGCAAGCCCGGTTTCATCTGCAAACTGGAGGTCGGGAACCGCCTGGTAGCGAGCGACAGCACCTGGCTCGTGAGCGTGGCCCGCAGCTGGCCCGCCGGGCAGTATAAGCGCCATTACGTGCGCGCTTTCCAGGAGGAGTTCGATGCGAACCGTTATCCCGACGGTTGGCGGCAGGCGGATTATACCCCCGGCAGCGAGTGGGTCTCTGCGATGGAGCTCGGGGGGCGTGCCGACCGGTCGCAGTTGGCGACCGATTATCCGGAGTACCTGCAGGACTACTGGGCCAGCAACCGCGATGTGTCGCGGATTCGACCGCGCAGCATCCCGCTGATGCGCGAATACTGGGTTCCCGTGTCGAAACTCGCCGAGAGTATGTGGCTGACATGGGACCAGGACCCCCGGACCTATTTCGAGATGAATACGCCGCACAGCTACCGGGCCGACCGCACGCCGTGCGCCGTACAGGAGAACGACAGCACCTGGAGCGTCGTCGCTTCGGACGGCCGCGCTGCGGTGCTGACCTTCGAGCTCGGCGAACAGGTGGTCGGCTTCCCGGCTTTCACGATCGACGCCCCGGCGGGGACGGTAGTCGAACTGCTTACGCACGAGGCGCACGAGGTGGGGGGACCCGAACTGCTCAATACGCATTTCAACGCGTGGAGCCGCTGGACCTGCCGGGAGGGCCGCAACCGTTTCGAGGCGTTCGACTTCGAGAGTGCGCGCTGGCTGCAGCTGCACATTCGCAACTTTACCGGTAAAGTGACCGTCAGCGGGGTCGGCTTGCGCCGCCGCATCTTCCCGTGGCCGCACGATCCGGCGATCCGTATCGGCGACCCTGCGATCCAGCGGGTAATGGATGCGACGGTCAATACGCTGAACAATTCGGCACAGGACCTGATCGTCGACGGCATGGGCCGTGAGCGGCAGCAGTACAGCGGAGATTGCGGCCACCAGCTGCACGCCGTTATGGGGACCTTCGGCGAAACCCGCTTGCCACGCCGCTTCCTGATCACCTATTCGCAGGGACTTAGTTCCGAGGGTTATTTCCTCGACTGCTGGCCGGCTTACGACCGCCTCGCCCGCGTGATGCAGAAGCAACTCGGTCTTTCTAACTGGGGACCGCTGCTCGACCACGGGGTCGGTTTCGTATTCGACAATTATTACTACTATTGCCAGACCGGCGACACGACCCACCTGGCCGAGACGCTGCCGCGCCTGCTTCGTTCGTTCGATTACCTCACCACGTTGATGAATCCCGCAGACAGCCTGCTCCCGGTCGAGAATCTCGGCATCCCGTCGGTCTGGATCGATCATCACGGTTATAAGAAATCCCGGCACAAGATACTGGCCTTTAATCTGTATGTCTCGGCGATGTGCCAATATGCGCTCGCGCCGTTGTGCGAACTGACAGGACGCACGGCCGATGCTGTCCGCGCGAGGGCGTTCGGCGAGGCGCTGCAGCAGGCGTGCGTGCGCCGGTTCTGGTCGCCGGAGCGCCAGGTGTTCGTCTGCAACCTGCCCTGGGAGCGGGAAGAGGGTGAAACGCGCTACCACGACCGCGACCTGGCCACGGCGGTGCTTTTCGACATGTGTCCCGGCGGCAAGACGGCCCGTTCGGTCGAACTGCTTGCCGAAGAACCTGCCGAGATGGGATTTTCCTATCCGGCCAACGCGGTCTGGCGCCTCTGGGCGCTGATCAAGGCGAACCGCATCGACGTGGTGCTGAACGATCTGCGCACCCGTTGGGCGGGTATGGAGTCGGTTTCGCTGAACAATACGCTGCAGGAGGGTTGGCATGCGAAGCCCGACAACCGGGAACAGTGGAGCCACTGTCCGATTGCACCGCTGATCGTGCTGCAACAGGGTATTGCGGGTATCCGCCCGCTGGAGCCGGGTTACGGCCGGTTCGAGATAGCGCCGCAGCCGGGTGACCTCACCGATGCGGCCTTTACCGTGCAGACTGTCAAAGGACCGATCGACTTCGCCGTCAGCGGCAAGCGGGGCAACCGCCGTCTCTCGTTCACCGTTCCGGCTGGTACTACCGCCGAACTGGTGCTTCCGGCTGGGGAGAAGGTGCCGTTTCCGCCGGTTGCGTCCGAAGGGGGTGACGGGCTGCAAAACGGATTGCAGGACGGAGTAGGGCGAGGCTTGAGCGATCTGTTGCACGACGGGCAGTCGGGCGCATGCCGCTACAGGATCGACGGTGGCCGCAAGGTGGAACTGCGCCTGCGGCATTTGTAA
- a CDS encoding type II secretion system F family protein — protein MELTDFFTSRKQTKQPLQDARKEAMFAELHSLLSSGLDFSRSFSLLIEGERNAAGRALLTELYRSVVRGESLGRAFERSERFAPLDCGVLRIGEETGRLDEALAFLADYYGKRIAQRRMVSGAVSYPLIILFTAVVVVIFMVLVIVPMFEQVYSRMGGELPAMTRWIISLSKAFPAYLAVTVFMALGGWFWWRTFGGRPGVQRMAGNLLLRMPLLGDTLRKNMQARFCKLLCLLASSGVPLLQGIDMLRGIITFHPYRTSFAEIVRELEQGSCLSDAMERFGRIYDRRLVVLLRVGEQTGRLPEMLRREGDVLTGELEHRLRSLGGMLEPILILLVGLLVAVILISMYLPMFRLGGIMG, from the coding sequence ATGGAATTAACCGATTTTTTCACGTCACGGAAACAAACAAAACAACCCCTGCAGGATGCCCGCAAGGAGGCGATGTTCGCCGAACTGCACTCGCTACTCTCCTCGGGACTCGATTTCAGCCGATCGTTTTCACTTTTGATCGAGGGCGAACGGAATGCTGCCGGCCGGGCTTTGCTCACAGAGCTGTATCGCTCCGTCGTACGCGGAGAATCGTTGGGCCGCGCGTTCGAGCGGAGCGAACGCTTCGCCCCACTCGACTGCGGCGTGCTTCGGATCGGCGAGGAGACCGGACGGCTCGACGAAGCACTGGCATTCCTTGCCGACTATTACGGCAAACGGATCGCACAGCGACGCATGGTCAGCGGCGCGGTCAGCTATCCGCTGATCATCCTTTTCACGGCCGTTGTCGTCGTGATTTTCATGGTACTGGTCATCGTACCGATGTTCGAACAGGTCTACTCGCGCATGGGAGGCGAACTCCCGGCCATGACCCGATGGATCATTTCGCTGTCAAAAGCGTTTCCGGCGTACCTGGCCGTCACAGTATTCATGGCGCTCGGAGGATGGTTTTGGTGGAGGACTTTCGGTGGACGACCAGGAGTGCAGCGTATGGCTGGCAATCTGCTGCTGCGGATGCCCTTGTTGGGCGACACGCTGCGTAAAAACATGCAGGCCCGTTTCTGCAAACTGCTTTGCCTGCTCGCCTCGTCAGGCGTTCCGCTGCTGCAAGGCATCGATATGCTCCGGGGAATCATCACATTCCATCCCTACCGGACCTCCTTCGCCGAAATAGTCCGCGAATTGGAGCAAGGCTCCTGCCTGTCCGACGCAATGGAGCGTTTCGGGAGGATTTACGATCGCCGGCTCGTCGTGCTGCTACGCGTCGGCGAGCAAACCGGACGTCTCCCTGAGATGCTGCGCCGTGAAGGGGATGTGCTCACAGGAGAGCTCGAACACCGCCTCCGCTCGCTCGGAGGTATGCTCGAGCCAATCCTGATCTTGCTCGTCGGCCTGCTCGTCGCCGTCATCCTCATTTCGATGTACCTGCCCATGTTCCGGCTCGGCGGAATTATGGGGTAA